Proteins from one Fragaria vesca subsp. vesca linkage group LG6, FraVesHawaii_1.0, whole genome shotgun sequence genomic window:
- the LOC101304114 gene encoding uncharacterized protein LOC101304114 has translation MAAEVLSWTPIVPSLSRSKAVKDISQQQAQPWLSRRSSAKRRCAVHASLAESLIASSSSPPPLVLLDQFHQQTPSTSLFLLAADTAGYSLASYYTSLGLFVISVPGLWSLIKRSVKSKIVQKTFIGEEKKAPNQLAGEILSFFTRNNFVVTDRGETITFEGMMVPSRGQAALLTFCTCISLASVALVLTITVPDFGNNWFWITTLSPLAGAYYWKRASRKEQIKVKMIVIDDGAQSEVVVQGDDQQVEQMRKELKLSEKGMVYVKGLFER, from the exons ATGGCAGCCGAAGTGTTATCATGGACTCCGATTGTTCCATCTCTCAGTCGTTCCAAAGCAGTTAAAGATATATCTCAGCAGCAGGCGCAACCATGGCTGAGTCGACGCTCAAGCGCCAAGAGGAGATGTGCAGTTCATGCATCCCTTGCCGAGTCTCTCATTGCTTCTTCTTCTTCTCCTCCTCCTCTTGTGCTTCTGGATCAATTCCATCAGCAGACACCATCGACCTCGCTGTTTCTGCTGGCTGCAGACACCGCCGGTTACTCCTTGGCCAGTTACTACACTTCTTTGGGTCTCTTCGTCATCTCTGTTCCAGGCCTTTGGTCCCTCATCAAACGTTCTGTTAAATCCAAG ATTGTGCAGAAGACCTTTATCGGTGAAGAGAAGAAGGCACCGAATCAACTCGCGGGTGAAATTCTCTCCTTCTTCACCCGCAACAATTTTGTGGTCACTGATAGAGGAGAGACCATCAC GTTTGAAGGTATGATGGTTCCAAGTCGAGGCCAAGCGGCATTGCTTACCTTTTGCACCTGCATCAGCCTCGCAAGTGTAGCCCTTGTTCTTACAATAACTGTTCCAGATTTCGGCAACAATTGGTTTTGGATCACCACTTTAAGTCCATTGGC GGGAGCATATTACTGGAAACGAGCCTCAAGAAAGGAGCAGATCAAGGTTAAAATGATAGTCATAGATGACGGTGCACAGTCAGAGGTTGTTGTTCAGGGGGATGACCAGCAAGTAGAGCAAATGAGGAAGGAGCTTAAACTGAGCGAGAAAGGGATGGTGTATGTCAAGGGTCTATTCGAGAGATAA
- the LOC101311310 gene encoding uncharacterized protein LOC101311310 has protein sequence MGKLKKDIIRLEKEKVIRVAKDDLINNISSIFDWDEEFEKLSKRVEYTIRAWHLLEFEDMMYIYTLFDPVNGSKKLKKDGHTLTSEEIGDLEQRFLTYLFQVMDKSHFKIADNEEIEVATSGQYLLHLPIVVDDSKLDNKLLKKYFEDHPTENIPDFSDKYVIFRRGIGLDKKTDWFFMEKVDIIIARIWKYLLRITTLDKVFNKNTPASPKKSMTNFPESESETDEDDFFVERIRLDSMQLSIQNLLSMNTIQEPTFDRIIVVYRQATTDKDHPERGIHIKHFKNIPMADLEIVLPEKKNPGLTPMDWLSFIGSAVVGLVAVVTSIETTKVDLWVVFAILSTVIGYCAKTYFSFQQNLADYQNLITQSMYEKQLDSGRGTLLHLCDDVIQQEVKEVLICYHVLTQIGESTLPDLDDNCERLIKEWYDDVINFDVDDAIKKLEKLEIVTKDSEGLYSAVGLERANEIIGTTTEEVVLSAKSKEIRAEGEAYGAATGEGIADKLDAIIKPTGLESDYSPNLGVKANNNPGEHTGCPSTHTNNDVDHETRHSTTYESPEQTEATEAILHSSHKPACAYSAEKHASTQTNSDVDHETRHSTTSGSPKMTKSAEAILHSPLNPDTAGAYSAQKHASTQRNSDVDHETRHSATSESPKHTKATEAILHSAPKPATSNSSACSAQKHASTQRNSDVDHETRHSTTSESPEQTTATEAVLHSAPKPASTHANSDVDHEARHSITYESPEQTKATETVLHSAPKPATAYSGAYSTQKHASKHTNNDVEHETRHYTTSESPEQTEAIEAILHSTPKPATAYSAQKHASTQINCDVDHETRHSTTSESPEQTEAIEAILHSAPKPATAYSGAYSAQKHAIPQINRDASESPEQTKSTEAILHSAPKPATAYSGAYSAHEHASTHTNNDVDLETRHSSTSESPEQTKATEAILDSAHKPANAYSGANISRQGP, from the exons ATGGGGAAGCTCAAGAAAGACATTATTCGTTTAGAGAAAGAAAAAGTCATTCGAGTTGCCAAGGACGACCTCATCAATAACATCTCAAGCATCTTCG ATTGGGATGAGGAGTTCGAAAAGCTATCCAAGAGGGTCGAGTACACAATTCGGGCTTGGCATTTGTTAGAATTTGAGGATATGATG TATATCTACACCCTATTTGATCCTGTCAACGGATCCAAGAAATTGAAAAAAGATGGACATACTTTAACTTCAGAAGAAATTGGTGATCTTGAACAAAGGTTTCTCACATACTTGTTTCAG GTGATGGACAAGAGTCATTTTAAGATTGCAGATAATGAAGAAATTGAGGTTGCGACTTCAGGGCAGTATCTTCTACATCTTCCCATCGTGGTTGATGATTCCAAG CTTGACAACAAACTTTTGAAGAAATATTTTGAAGATCATCCTACCGAAAACATTCCAGATTTTTCTGATAAG TATGTCATCTTCCGACGCGGCATTGGACTTGATAAGAAAACTGATTGGTTTTTCATGGAGAAGGTGGACATTATCATTGCACGTATTTGGAAATATTTGTTACGAATAACCAC GTTAGACAAAGTTTTCAATAAAAATACACCTGCATCACCTAAGAAGAGTATGACTAACTTTCCAGAGTCAGAATCTGAGACAGATGAGGATGACTTCTTTGTTGAACGAATCCGTCTTGACAGCATGCAATTAAG CATTCAAAATTTGCTTTCTATGAACACAATCCAGGAGCCTACTTTTGATAGGATTATCGTTGTTTACAG GCAAGCAACTACCGATAAGGATCATCCAGAACGGGGAATACATATAAAACATTTCAAAAATATCCCAATGGCTGATTTGGAGATAGTTCTT CCTGAAAAAAAGAACCCAGGTTTAACACCAATGGACTGGCTTTCATTCATAGGCTCTGCTGTAGTTGGTCTG GTTGCTGTTGTTACTTCGATTGAAACGACTAAAGTCGATCTTTGGGTTGTTTTTGCAATTCTTTCCACTGTGATTGGTTACTGTGCTAAGACATATTTCAG TTTTCAGCAGAACTTAGCTGATTATCAGAATTTGATAACACAATCCATGTACGAAAAACAACTAGATAGCGGAAGGGGAACTCTTCTTCACTTGTGTGATGACGTGATTCAACAGGAA GTCAAGGAAGTATTAATATGTTACCATGTGTTAACTCAAATAGGGGAATCTACATTACCA GATCTGGATGACAATTGTGAGCGGCTGATAAAAGAATGGTATGACGACGTAATCAATTTTGATGTGGACGATGCTATTAAGAAGCTAGAGAAATTGGAAATTGTTACTAAG GATAGCGAGGGACTGTATAGCGCTGTTGGGCTGGAACGTGCCAACGAGATCATTGGCACCACCACTGAGGAGGTTGTCCTGAGCGCCAAGTCTAAAGAAATCAGAGCTGAAGGTGAAGCTTATGGTGCTGCTACGGGTGAAGGTATTGCTGATAAGCTTGATGCTATTATTAAACCTACAGGATTGGAATCCGATTACAGTCCTAATTTAGGAGTCAAAGCCAATAACAATCCTGGAGAACACACCGGCTGTCCTAGCACACATACAAACAATGATGTGGACCATGAGACAAGGCACTCCACCACCTATGAGTCACCGGAACAGACTGAAGCCACTGAGGCTATCCTGCACTCTAGCCACAAACCTGCTTGTGCCTATTCTGCCGAGAAGCATGCTAGCACACAAACAAACAGTGATGTGGATCATGAGACAAGGCATTCCACCACCTCTGGGTCACCAAAAATGACTAAATCCGCTGAGGCTATTTTGCACTCTCCCCTAAATCCTGATACTGCTGGTGCCTACTCTGCCCAAAAGCATGCTAGCACACAAAGAAACAGTGATGTGGATCATGAGACAAGGCACTCCGCCACCTCTGAGTCACCAAAACATACTAAAGCCACTGAGGCTATTTTGCACTCGGCCCCCAAGCCTGCTACTTCTAATTCTAGTGCCTGCTCTGCCCAAAAGCATGCTAGCACACAAAGAAACAGTGATGTGGATCATGAGACAAGACACTCCACCACCTCTGAATCACCAGAACAAACTACAGCCACTGAGGCTGTTCTGCACTCTGCCCCCAAGCCTGCTAGCACACATGCAAACAGTGATGTTGACCATGAGGCAAGGCATTCCATCACTTATGAGTCACCAGAACAGACTAAAGCCACCGAGACTGTCCTGCACTCTGCCCCCAAGCCTGCTACTGCCTATTCAGGTGCCTACTCTACCCAAAAGCATGCTAGCAAACATACAAACAATGATGTGGAACATGAGACAAGGCACTACACCACCTCTGAGTCACCAGAACAGACGGAAGCCATTGAGGCTATTCTGCACTCTACCCCTAAGCCTGCTACTGCCTACTCTGCCCAAAAGCATGCTAGCACACAAATAAACTGTGATGTGGATCATGAGACAAGGCACTCCACCACCTCTGAGTCACCAGAACAGACTGAAGCCATTGAGGCTATTCTGCACTCTGCCCCTAAGCCTGCTACTGCTTACTCTGGTGCCTACTCTGCCCAAAAGCATGCTATCCCACAAATAAACCGTGATGCATCTGAGTCACCAGAACAGACTAAATCCACTGAGGCTATTCTGCACTCTGCCCCCAAGCCTGCTACTGCCTATTCTGGTGCCTACTCTGCCCACGAGCATGCCAGCACACATACAAACAATGATGTGGACCTTGAGACAAGACACTCCAGCACATCTGAGTCACCAGAACAGACTAAAGCCACTGAGGCTATTCTGGACTCTGCCCACAAGCCTGCTAATGCCTATTCTGGTGCAAATATATCAAGACAAGGACCATGA
- the LOC101304403 gene encoding cytochrome b-c1 complex subunit Rieske-2, mitochondrial-like → MLRVAARRLSSLTASPWRPSQATAASSVLSRNLIDSSDDLRSTYLRPDLYLPSRGFASNSVTPSGDNSIVPDVPPTVAAVKNPSSKIVYDEYNHERYPPGDPSKRAFAYFVLTGGRFVYASLIRLLVLKFVLSMSASKDVLAMASLEVDLSSIEPGSTVTVKWRGKPVFIRRRTDDDIKLANSVDVHSLRDPQQDAERVKDPEWLIVVGVCTHLGCIPLPNAGDFGGWFCPCHGSHYDISGRIRKGPAPYNLEVPTYSFLEANKLLIG, encoded by the exons ATGTTGAGGGTTGCGGCGAGGAGGCTCTCTTCTCTGACTGCTTCGCCGTGGAGGCCCAGCCAGGCCACTGCAGCCTCCTCCGTCCTGTCTCGGAATCTCATCGACTCCTCCGATGACCTCAGATCCACATACTTGAGGCCCGACTTGTATCTTCCTTCCAGAG GTTTCGCTTCCAATTCAGTGACCCCATCAGGGGACAACAGCATAGTACCAGATGTTCCTCCAACTGTTGCAGCTGTCAAAAATCCATCTTCAAAGATAGTTTATGATGAATACAACCATGAGCGTTACCCTCCAGGCGACCCCAGCAAGCGGGCATTTGCCTACTTTGTCCTCACAGGCGGTAGGTTTGTCTATGCTTCTCTAATTCGTCTACTTGTCCTCAAGTTTGTACTGAGCATGTCAGCCAGTAAGGATGTTCTAGCAATGGCTTCTCTCGAGGTTGATCTCTCAAGCATTGAGCCAGGCTCAACTGTGACTGTTAAGTGGCGTGGAAAGCCAGTGTTCATCAGGCGCCGAACTGATGATGATATCAAGCTGGCAAATAGTGTAGATGTTCATTCTCTTCGCGATCCCCAGCAAGATGCTGAGAGGGTTAAAGACCCAGAATGGCTTATTGTTGTTGGGGTCTGCACACATCTGGGTTGCATTCCCTTGCCAAATGCTGGTGATTTTGGGGGATGGTTTTGCCCCTGCCATGGTTCCCACTATGACATTTCTGGCAGGATCCGCAAGGGACCAGCACCATACAATTTGGAGGTACCTACATATTCCTTCTTGGAAGCAAACAAGTTATTGATTGGTTGA
- the LOC101304691 gene encoding N-alpha-acetyltransferase 30-like, giving the protein MESSEIEYVSYSGEEHLPLIMGLVDKELSEPYSIFTYRYFVYLWPQLCFLAFHRGKCVGTVVCKMGEHRNTYRGYIAMLVVVDSYRGRGIATQLVTRSIQVMMESGCDEVTLEAEVSNKGALALYGRLGFIRAKRLFRYYLNGADAFRLKLLFPRPTSPCIN; this is encoded by the exons ATGGAATCATCGGAGATAGAATACGTGAGCTACTCGGGAGAAGAGCATCTGCCGCTGATAATGGGGCTGGTGGACAAGGAGCTGAGCGAGCCGTACTCGATCTTCACGTACCGCTACTTCGTGTATTTGTGGCCTCAGCTGTGTTTTCTGGCCTTCCACAGAGGCAAGTGTGTGGGAACCGTCGTGTGTAAGATGGGGGAGCACCGCAACACCTACAGAGGCTACATCGCCATGCTCGTCGTCGTCGATTCCTACCGAGGCAGAGGGATCGCTACCCAGCTCGTTACCAGATCTATTCAAGTCATGATGGAATCCGGGTGTGATGAG GTCACACTTGAAGCAGAAGTGAGTAACAAAGGAGCACTGGCTCTATATGGGCGTCTTGGGTTCATAAGGGCCAAAAGGCTCTTCCGTTACTACCTCAACGGGGCTGATGCTTTCCGTCTCAAGCTGCTCTTTCCACGCCCGACTTCCCCTTGTATCAATTGA
- the LOC101311025 gene encoding uncharacterized protein LOC101311025: MAADQRRKRSNGATLVGCNSRDQHRAKKKNMGVNEDDSTINPHISLEWDGSQKMVVAKRDQIGISWNDMRPYIDSTFTSYDIPADVFVVPHGIYELKNLEDVLSYEVWQTHLSENERSYLMQFLPRGSEAQQVVKALLAGDYFHFGNPFVKWGTSLCSGSFHPDVILRREHCLMTDKKVYYKELQKYHNDLIAYLLKLKERYARCEDPEEEFLQKIWRSVGLSRKDMEKYSSSHANESRFCELDENATPTSESGSWVADEKACCSDNQISSVNKGGELQSRFNEKGFLKDKNRQKLLTEDDALHVGATPKKGDKLHKRNNIYNNDGSKYMSYVKISKKQYEIVKSMKQSGRSIQFRSLNRVLGNDCNIQPYHVFVEEEQKNLHKHWLQLARKDLPAAYAIWMEMRLQRRKMIMSLETNMKERLESVMEQDEGNENGSMRQDELELENHESTMHDDEKSIPDLQQGEDFRREEDEKSQQFTDGHECNITDIDSEKHLCIESDNDLEKDIITESDHSPPNLSEYSGNLNVHAAVSQEAHLCSSGDAWKAVSMPLSYYDSTANHEYASVSELSVTLPQVNEQHQTHILDLESDFPVGNMGKVLLHRQSDNGSFSSYPNQDRNELLQSLLSYPLHKQAELDFRPPNNVFMGNGQFPVHFQEQQHQSLPLELGQKRENGVYMPQNLTESIYSDGGRYLFPRQEHHTPVNLQDWNASSVQMPGPLQSHSSADTSSQNWFSGDHPVHGGWSGSDAATVTSHNIGSGSTADESLFSVLSHCNQLRSGNPYQSVGSTDQYSSPRNSGIVSGVTPRIGNVLPQAAHALDYLGGREAATSVMHDDMQWMNLPHQNSGIRDPMGKTFLRSWNQ; the protein is encoded by the exons ATGGCGGCTGATCAACGCAGAAAAAGATCAAATGGCGCTACCCTTGTTGGTTGCAATTCTAGGGACCAACATAGAGCAAAAAAGAAGAATATGGGAGTAAATGAAGATGATTCAACCATTAACCCTCATATTTCTCTCGAGTGGGATGGAAGTCAGAAAATGGTGGTTGCTAAAAGGGATCAAATTGGCATAAGTTGGAATGATATGAGGCCGTACATTGATTCTACTTTCACTAGCTATGATATTCCGGCTGATGTTTTTGTTGTTCCTCATGGCATTTATGAACTGAAAAATTTAGAAGATGTGCTTTCATATGAG GTTTGGCAGACGCATCTTTCAGAGAATGAGAGAAGTTATCTTATGCAGTTTCTTCCTAGGGGATCGGAGGCGCAGCAAGTTGTGAAAGCATTGCTTGCTGGGGATTACTTTCACTTTGGAAACCCTTTTGTCAAATG GGGTACTTCACTTTGCTCAGGTAGTTTCCACCCTGATGTCATTCTTCGTCGGGAACATTGTCTAATGACTGATAAGAAAGTGTACTATAAGGAGTTGCAGAAGTATCATAATGA TTTGATTGCGTACTTACTGAAGTTGAAGGAGAGATATGCAAGATGTGAAGATCCTGAAGAGGAATTTTTGCAGAAAATATGGAGGTCGGTTGGATT GTCAAGAAAAGATATGGAGAAATATAGTTCTTCACATGCAAATGAATCCAGATTCTGTGAATTGGATGAAAATGCCACACCTACGTCTGAATCTGGTTCTTGGGTTGCAGATGAGAAAGCATGCTGTAGTGATAACCAGATTTCATCTGTGAACAAGGGCGGGGAACTTCAGAGCAG GTTCAATGAGAAAGGCTTCCTAAAAGACAAAAATAGACAAAAATTGCTTACAGAAGATGATGCACTTCATGTAGGAGCAACCCCCAAGAAAGGAGACAAGCTACACAAACGCAATAATATTTACAATAACGATGGTTCTAAATACATGTCATATGTTAAG ATTAGCAAAAAGCAGTATGAAATTGTTAAAAGCATGAAGCAGTCTGGCAGAAGCATTCAGTTCAGGTCTCTTAACAGGGTTTTAGGTAATGACTGTAATATACAACCTTATCACGTCTTTGTAGAAGAAGAGCAGAAGAACTTGCACAAGCACTG GTTGCAATTGGCAAGAAAAGATCTCCCAGCAGCTTATGCAATCTGGATGGAAATGCGTTTGCAGAGACGGAAAATGATAATGTCTTTGGAGACAAACATGAAGGAAAGGCTAGAGTCTGTGATGGAG CAGGACGAAGGCAATGAGAATGGTAGTATGCGTCAGGATGAGCTTGAACTGGAGAATCATGAATCTACTATGCATGATGATGAAAAGTCTATACCTGACTTGCAACAGGGAGAGGACTTCCGCAGGGAAGAAGATGAGAAGTCTCAGCAGTTTACTGATGGGCATGAGTGCAACATCACAGATATAGATTCTGAAAAACATTTGTGCATAGAATCAGATAATGATTTAGAGAAAGACATCATTACAGAATCAGATCATTCTCCTCCAAATTTGTCTGAGTACTCAGGGAATCTGAACGTCCATGCCGCTGTAAGTCAGGAAGCTCATTTGTGTTCTAGTGGAGATGCCTGGAAGGCAGTGAGCATGCCACTTTCTTACTATGATTCTACTGCAAACCATGAATATGCATCTGTCAGTGAATTGTCGGTTACGCTTCCACAAGTTAATGAACAGCATCAGACACATATACTAGATCTGGAATCTGATTTTCCTGTGGGAAACATGGGGAAAGTTCTATTGCACAGACAATCAGATAATGGCTCCTTCAGTTCTTACCCAAACCAAGATCGCAATGAATTGCTTCAGTCTCTCTTATCCTACCCTTTGCATAAACAGGCTGAATTGGATTTCCGGCCACCAAACAATGTGTTTATGGGTAATGGTCAGTTTCCCGTGCATTTTCAGGAGCAGCAACACCAGTCACTGCCTCTGGAGTTGGGGCAGAAGAGAGAGAATGGTGTTTACATGCCTCAAAACTTAACTGAGAGCATTTACTCTGATGGAGGTAGATACTTATTTCCGAGGCAGGAGCATCATACTCCAGTCAATTTGCAGGATTGGAATGCCAGTAGTGTTCAAATGCCAGGACCTCTCCAATCTCACTCAAGTGCAGATACGTCGAGTCAGAATTGGTTTTCTGGTGACCATCCAGTTCATGGTGGATGGTCTGGGTCAGATGCTGCTACCGTCACAAGTCACAACATTGGGAGTGGAAGTACTGCTGATGAGAGCTTATTTAGTGTTCTATCTCATTGTAACCAATTACGTTCAGGTAACCCTTATCAATCAGTTGGTTCCACTGATCAGTACAGTTCACCTAGGAACTCTGGAATAGTGAGTGGGGTTACTCCGAGGATTGGCAATGTTCTACCACAAGCAGCTCATGCACTTGATTATTTGGGTGGCCGCGAAGCAGCAACTTCCGTGATGCATGACGATATGCAATGGATGAATTTACCTCATCAGAACTCTGGTATACGTGATCCCATGGGTAAAACATTCTTGAGGTCGTGGAACCAATGA